The genome window TGAACCCCCAAAAAAGGTCCCATCTCAGGTACATAGCTGCAGTCAATTAAAGATATTTGTACAACGAAAATTTATAACTGTTGGTTCAGTGTATCATAATTTTGCATTCCTTGATATCTGCAGGAGAAAAGGAAGATGCCTGGAGTCCCTAATGGCACCGTCTGTCAGGAAGAGGAAGAGCTGCATGCTGAACACCACGGGCCAGAACTGCAGAGAACTGGAAGGTTTGCCCAGACTTCTTGCTTCTGTAATGGTGACTGTAGAAGGCATATTCAGACAGCAGGGTGTTTTCCCCCAGAAATTTAACCCTTAAAACAGCTTGCAGTTAGGTGCCTTAATGGATGTGTTGCAGCCTGGGCCTGAGTTTAGCACTCTTCACTGTGTTCCCATTTGCTCCGGTCACGAAATCTAAATTTGGATTTGTGAGGAACAGACAAGTGACAATTACCAGTGCGAATGTGACAGCCTGAAGGAAACTGAAGACGaaaacattttactttattCTTTAAAGAAAAGGTTGTCTTTGAAATCTTCTTTCTCAACAAGattctttttatcttttctaTTTACATCCCACACACCACAATTTTTAGTGAGGTACCAAAAAAAGTTCCATTTTATTGAAATAAAGGTTAGTACAATCACATCTTGTCCATTTTGTCTACAACAATCATTTACAGGCAACTTCATTTTAacccatttttttcttctgatcATCATGTTATCAATTGTCCAAATTAATCTTAAAGTAATAACTTGAATTTAGAAAATAGTAGCAACTATCATGCCAAGAGTTAAATTAGATGACTATAATGTCCATTTGTGTGTTAGCTGTGTAGCTTGAGCCAGGAGCTGTTTATCTCAGTTTAGCATAAAAGACTGAACCTTTGAGAGGTAGATGAATTAAATTTTGTTGTTCTCATCCAGCAGCAAATGTGCACATTTTCCACAGTGCAATCTGAATTCTACACAGCATAAAAAGTCACTTGAATGCTGAACACGTGACGATCACAGGCTCCCTCCTTAGAACTGCGGACTGTTTGGAGGAGGTCATGACAGAGAGTGTTGCGCTACAAGTCTAAACTGCTGCTAAACTACTGATAAACTTGCCCTGCTGAGCCACTCAAGGCCTTTATGGTGGCTCCAGATCTTTTGCAGGTGTATTTCCTCAGCACTTTTCCTATTTACATTAACACAATAACTTGAAATTATTGTGATTTTACTGTTTCAAATGTTTGATACAGCACCGATTAAAGTTGAAGAGTGCCAAGATGCTGCTATGGCTCATAGGTTGTAGGTCAATTAGGTGACTTATTACAGCAAGGAGCTGTGATCTGTCACACACCACAATCCCAGTGAACCTTTCTACAACACCACAGAGCCACTAGAAGCAGCCATTAGACTTGAGGACTATAAAGCAGTGCCACAAAGGCGTTACACTTGCTAGTTTCACTATAGTTAAGCTAGTTATTTCAGTAATTCAATAAGTACCATGCTGCTTCCTTACTCACTAGGGCCTGGTACAGCAGGTAGTTACACGTTTGATTTGGCTgattttttccccttgttttttttttttccattttttttacactgaatGTCGTTCCTGACCCAACCCCAGATCAAACAGGGGACATGTTGCTCGTTAGGCAAATGTTAGTACCAGTTTCCCCCCTTTCTTTAAGTGTCCCAAGTCCATGTACTGTACTATTCTTTGCCTTGACGTGTTTttgcaaatacaaaaaaaaacaacaaaaaaatagaaCTGTTTCTGAAAATATTCCATGCTCATCATGTTCATGCAGTGAGGATATGTCAGGTTAAACTGTCTTTGTTTACTGAACTAGTCCTCTTCTTTCCATATGTGCTGCGATCAGGTTATTTGGTGGTCTGATCCTGGACATCAAGAGGAAAGCTCCATTCTATTGGAGTGATTTTAAGGATGGTGTCAGCCTCCAGTGTGTGgcctccttcctcttcctctacTGTGCCTGCATGTCTCCTGTCATCACCTTCGGGGGACTGCTGGGGGAGGCGACAGAAGGACGTATTGTAAGAGCTTAAACACACTCAAGGACACATTCACAGTACTATATTGTAGTTATATACTGCCGTGTCTTTAGGCCATTACTAccacagcatcaagactgaatGTTACTGAAGATTGTGTAGCAAAGGTTACAGGCTCTCTGCATTTGCAACATATGTTGTAGAGCGCCATTGAGTCCTTATTTGGTGCGTCTATGACTGGAGTAGCCTACTCGCTGTTTGCTGGTCAGCCTCTCACCATCCTGGGCAGCACAGGTCCTGTTCTTGTGTTTGAGAAAATCCTCTTCAAATTCTGCAAGTATGTACAGGACTCACAACAGCTTCCTTGTGACATCATTATCGCCAAAATGACATTTGTCCCTGTTCCCCGCTGTGCTCTAACTTTAGTCTCTTCTCTcatttcctctcctctcctctttcaGGGACTACGACCTTTCTTATCTGTCGCTGCGGACTTGCATAGGCTTATGGACAGCCCTGCTGTGTTTACTGTTGGTTGCCACAGATGCTAGTTCCCTGGTGTGCTACATCACTCGTTTCACAGAGGAGGCCTTTGCTGCCCTCATCTGCCTCATCTTCATCTATGAGGCTTTGGAAAAACTGTTTCACCTGGGAGAACTCTACCCTTACAACGCATACAGTGATTTGGACAAGCTCACCCTGGCATAGTCAGTAACTCAATTTCCTCGAGAGTTTACCAGAATGTTTACGCTGTAGCTTTTTCACTGCTCGTTCTTTTTTTGCTGATCACTTTCCTGCTTTCCTCATCTTATGCTTGACTTGTTCTGactactgaagaaaaaaaacacatttttgtgagCTGATGTATAGTTCAATTCATTGTGTGTGTTATGCGTCTTTGTCTGTAGCTGTAAGTGTGCAGAACCTGATAATCCAAGTAATGAAACCGTGGAAATTTGGACTGAGAGAAACATCACAGCCTCTGCTGTACCCTGGACCAACCTGACTGTCAAGGTAACGTAACTATGTGGGAACACACATCTAATGAAGTCTAATGTTGATATAACTTTCATAATAGCACTTGCCACATTTGTTCCAGCTTGTTTACTTTCCCAACTTGTTAACATTCAACTAACCCCCTCACCTTCCAATGTGCAGCCGACCTCACTTAAGGATCTTTGCAAACACTGACAAGGAGACTTCAATTAAACTCTCGCTGCTGTGTGTTTAGCTAAGCACACCAAAGGccattttgtttgtctgttttatgtcttttttatGCTCTGTAGACTCTTCCAGTCCGCCACATAATTctgataaaacagttttatgtgATGCATGAATGAATGTGATGCATTTATTGTAATAGGATCTCTGTTCATCTCTGTAGGAGTGTATCAGTCTGCACGGCCACTTTGTTGGGACAGCATGCGGTCACCATGGCCCCTACACCCCAGATGTCCTTTTCTGGTCTGCTATCTTGTTCTTTTCAACGTTCTTCATGTCTGCCTTTCTCAAACAATTCAAGACTAGCCGTTATTTCCCCACTAAGGTAACTAACCACATCATGAGTAATAGATTAGTAGGCACTGGCAATAGCATTAAAACTTATTGCATTGTGTTAATGATCATTAATCTCGTAGCCTTGTTGTCTCTTCTGCTCAGGTGCGGTCTATGATCAGTGATTTTGCAGTGTTTCTTACCATTGTTTTTATGGTCCTGATTGACTTTGCCATTGGAGTACCCTCCCAAAAGCTGAATGTGCCAAGCAAATTCCAGGTATAGAGGAACTGTATAACTTGCACTTCATGATATAAAACCATTGAGGATGATTAGCTGCATTATTGCATTATATTTCTGGTAATTACCTCTTCAGCCTACCAGAGATGATCGTGGTTGGTTCATCAATCCAATAGGGCGAAATCCATGGTGGACAGCTTTGGTTGCATCGATTCCTGCTCTTCTCTGTACGATCCTCATCTTCATGGACCAACAAATAACTGCCGTTATAGTCAACCGCAAAGAGCACAAACTACTGGTaagacaacatttttttaatcatattcaaATAAGTCCTGAAGCTTTTCTGATTTTCGGACTTCTGCGATACAGAAAGGCTGTGGGTACCATCTGGACCTGCTGATGGTGGGAGTGATGCTGGCCGTATGCTCCATCATGGGCTTGCCCTGGTTCGTGGCAGCCACTGTCTTGTCGATCTCTCATGTCAATAGTCTGAAGCTGGAGTCAGAGAGCTCAGCTCCAGGGGAGCAGCCTCGCTTCCTGGGGATCAGAGAACAGAGACTTACTGGCCTGGTCATCTTCCTGCTCATGGGCTTATCTGTATTCATGACTAGAGCCCTCAAGGTTAGTCAGAGAAGCTATATAATGGTGGCCCCCTCTGGTGTATTACACATGAATCAGATGTGCAATATACCTACTATGACAAGAAATatctgctgtaaaaaaaaaatataatacttATAATGGAAGTTAATGGATAAATTAGCTGATAAAAATAtaatgtctgtttgttttttcagctcaTTCCTATGCCAGTGTTGTATGGTGTTTTCCTCTACATGGGAGTGTCTTCATTAAAAGGCATCCAGGTGAGGAACTATGCAGCATGATTGTGCAGttgacacaaaaacaaaatatactGTGATTATGATTATTTAGAAAGCTCTCCTTCCTTTAATCTGGTGGCAGCTGAAGGCGCCTTGTCCTGGTGTGATTGAATACGCCAGCCATTGCACAGATTGCCGATCCACCACAcgactaacacagagagacaggcaaCCACTCATTCTCCAATCCTTACATGCAGCCAAATTAAATAACCAATTGATCTAACAAGCATGTTTTTGGACTATGGAAGGaaacatgcacagacacagtaGAACATGCAGACTCCACGCAGACTGGTCTTTGCCAGTGAGGAGGTTCAAACCAGGAAAAAGTGGTTACTCCGGCCCCTTCTCGATGCATGCTGCTGTATATATTAACACTCTGATGAACACATCAGGAGCTCCTCGGGGTtcggtatcttgcccaaggatattttggcatgcagactgtttTTGGAGAATGTCTGAAACAATACTACACTATGAATAACGTACTTCcaaaaaaccccccccccccccaaaaaaacaccaactctgactcaaaactgcaaaataattaaaactgtTCTCTTGTCCTCTCTTGCTGGATGCCCCCTGCTGCACCCTTGCCTTTTCTAATTATAATGCTGTTGCAATTAATCATGGCCTGACAGTTTATTGTCTGAACTAACCAGATGCATTCATTCTTTTTCCATATTCACCATCTGTCTCTTTGCTTTGCTCTCATTAATTTGTTCTCTCCTTTGCCAACTTCCATAACACCTGCTTTCATCTTTACCACTTCTCAGTTCTTTGACCGTCTGAAACTGTTTGGTATGCCGGCGAAGCACCAGCCAGATTTCATCTACCTGCGACACGTTCCCTTGAGaaaggtgcatctgtttactgTCACCCAGCTCACGTGTCTGGTGCTTCTCTGGGTCATTAAGACATCACCGGCGGCCATAGTCTTCCCCATGATGGTGAGTTGACCACAACCATTCCGTCTTACCTAGTGGAGCCGTATCTTCTGTTTAAACACCGAGCCTGTTCGTCTGCCTTTTTCTGCAGGTGTTGGCTCTGGTTTTCATCCGCAAGGTGTTGGACTTGTGTTTCTCCAAGCGAGAGCTAAGCTATCTAGATGACCTAATGCCcgagtggaagaaaaaaaatcttgacgATGCCTCGAAAAAGATTGAAGAGGTAGTCTAAAgggaattttaaaatgtaaagttcACCTTTTGTGAATGCATAAATGTGCACATATTGAGCGCGTACGTCATGGATTTGTCTCGCAGGAGTCACAGGTTATGCTCAGCACAAATAAAGAAGATTCGACTACAGTTCAGATTCCCATGGAGAAGACCAAGCCTGCtcaggctccaaaagcccacgATCCCAGGTGAGCACACATGTTCAAATTTAAATAATAGACATCATATTTGGAGTGGTAAgattatacagggagtgcagaattattaggcaaattagtattttgtccacatcatcctcttcgtgcatgttgtcttactccaagctgtataggctggaaagcctactaccaattaagcatattaggtgatgtgcatctctgtaatgagaaggggtgtggtctaatgacatcaacaccctatatcaggtgtgcataattattaggcaacgtcctttcctttggcaaaatgggtcaaaagaaggacttgacaggctcagaaaagtcaaaaatagtgagatatcttgcagagggatgcagcagtctcaaaattgcaaagcttctgaagcgtgatcatcgaacaatcaagcgtttcattcaaaatagtcaacagggtcgcaagaagcgtgtggaaaaaccaaggcgcaaaataactgcccgtGAACTGAgaaaaggtaagaaaggctgaaagacgaccaccactgaacaagacacacaagctgaaacgtcaagaccgggccaagaaatatctcaagactgatttttctaaggttttatggactggtgaaatgagagtgagtcttgatgggccagatggatgggcccgtggctggatggtaaagggcagagagctccagtccgactcagacgccagcaaggtggaggtggagtactggtttgggctggtatcatcaaagatgagcttgtggggccttttcgggttgaggatggagtcaagctcaactcccagtcctactgccagtttctggaagacaccttcttcaagcagtggtacaggaagaagtctgcatccttcaagaaaaacatgattttcatgcaggacaatgctccatcacacgcgtccaagtactccacagcgtggctggcaagaaagggtataaaagaagaaaaactaatgacatggcctccttgttcacctgatctgaaccccattgagaacctgtggtccatcatcaaatgtgagatttacaaggagggaaaacagtacacctctctgaacagtgtctgggaggctgtggttgctgctgcacgcaatgttgatggtgaacagatcaaaacactgacagaatccatggatggcaggcttttgagtgtccttgcaaagaaaggtggctatattggtcactgatttgtttttgttttgtttttgaatgtcagaaatgtatatttgtgaatgtggagatgttatattggtttcactggtaaaaataaataattgtaatgggtatatatttgttttttgttaagtagcctaataattatgcacagtaacagtcacctgcacacacagatatccccctaaaatagctaaaactaaaaactacttccaaaaacattcagctttgatattaatgagttttttgggttcattgagaacatggttgttgttcaataataaaattattcctcaaaaataaaacttgcctaataattctgcactccctgtatacaaGGATTTTTGTCACTTTCCCAGCAACCTACATGCATGCTTGTATTTATATACTAGTGTGTGTTGTTCTGTTGTGCCACCTGTGAGTGAGACCTCTCCCTAAACCCTCCGGTTCCTTTCTGTGCTCCTCAGGTGTGACCCCTCTGATATTAACATATCTGATGAAATGTCTAAAACCACCGTGTGGAAATCTCTCAACACCAATCAAAAGGACACTCGTCCTTTGACTGCTAAAAAGGCAAGGCCACACCCCTTATTTTTCCTCACCCCTACAATCTGGAAACATTCCTGCTTTATATTGTGCTCATTTGTATCTTTAGTATTTTAACATTATTTTGTTATTCAAAACTCAGGGTTGCTGCCTTGTGCTCTGTGCTGTCTTAACTCAGCCTTTGCATGTTTCGCCCTGCAGGTTTGAAGAGATTGCATTCATCGATGAGTAAAGGATGTCCAGATTCATGACAGACTCGACTGCATCTCTTGACTGGACAGGATTTGGCTGCTTCAACCATCAGCCACTTCagtgctcagaaaaaggagtctTTAGTTTCTACCAGCTACCCATAAAACACATGTTTCTCAGACACACAGGGAAAGTCAAGGGTGTagaacatccatccattcacttctaCCTTTGTGAAgtttgtaaatatataaaatatatatatcgtACTACATATATATTGTTTAATTTCCCTAAATTCAAATCCCTACCTACTTATAGCTCTGGCCCTCACCACTCCTATATCTTAAACACCTTGGCttggagttttgtttttattaggcACATATAATGTCAACCTTCTTACACCATCTGAACAATCTTAAACAATATTTAGCTGTGAGATTCCAATACTACTGAACGTCCAACTTTTAACTGAATTGTGGAGAGCAGTGATATGGAGTTGTACTCTAGAGGCAAGTCCTGGAGCTTCTCCACTGACAGTCACAGAACTGTTTTCTGTTTCAAACCATGCAGTCATATAAAGGTAACTGGGACGTACCATTTCAATTAACCATACTGGTTCATCTCCAAAAGATGGCGGTTTTGTTTCAGCTTGTATGAGTCAAATTTAGTTTGCTTTTAACTAAAAGAACAGTACCATGAAAACAGTGAGAGTGAAACAAAATAGTAAAACCGTTAACCTGTACCGCTCCACAGAGCTGAGGCAAAGCGCAGATTTAAGTAATAATTTATTGCTGGTTATCAAAAAACCTTGTGTCAACAAAAAAGTAAGCAAAAACaatgatatgtttaatatggtTGATTATTTGGTAGACTCATCAGAAAACGGGAAATGAAAGCACCATCAACAATGTGCTTTTTGGGGTGTAATGTTTCCTTTATTGGGTGTTCATCTTTAAATTAATGATTGTGTAAGAATCAAGTCTGTTATACCGACAGCaccctgtgtgtttgttttctgcttgtattcttatttatttacctCAAACAAGGCCACGAATACTCATGTAAGGCATTTTGGATAACATCAGGTAGGAAAAACCAGAAACGTGTGCGTATCAAAAAATGAGGGAGGCTTCAgggttttattttaagcaaTAATTTACCCACGCTCCACCCAAAACTAATCATACTGCAGCTTTTTATTCTTCAGGAACCTTTCTTACTAGTGCAACTTTGTATATTCATCTTGAGCTGGACTCTGAAGGCCTTCCTCGCACTTTCATTACATGTTACACTATAAAACAGTTACAGTTAATAAAGTGAAGCTATTTGAGCAATGTCAACTTCATCTGAGACCTTTCAGTCTGCATAAACAAGGTTGCACTGTAATGTGGGCCCTTGTGTTTAATAACCTTCATTAGACCAACAGTCTCTGCTATAGTTGCACTTTCTGTAGATAAAGAAACgttgatatattttattttaagaaacTCTATTAAGCAACcgaattattttaataaaatgttacagttatttattattattatttatttttagatacAAAGTCACAAAATATCCTCTTTGCTTTCTGTATTCTAAGGCTGAAGAATGCAGCACATAACTAATGCTTTGGTGAATGTCTTGCCTCCATACAGTCGTGGGAGACACCTGTTATGTAATATAATGCGGTCGACAATAGAACTGGCCCAATTGGTAATGAAGAGTTTCAGGTCAAAGTTATACAGCCATTTCTGCCTGAAGTTCGCTAACATTAGCCATCATGAATTAACTTAGTAATATTTCACAAATAACAATATCCTGTTAACATCAGTTCATTTTCAGGGATACTTCCTGAACAGTCTTCATCTGTTCTGTTTAAGTGAATTTGATCCAAAGTGCACAAGTAATGTGTCACTGTAAAGGTGACACCTCTGTGACACGTGTGAAAGTTTGTGGAGTGTGACTCATGTCATGCACTTCTGCTTTGATTCTGTCAGATATCTGAATGTGAGTTGAGTGCAGCCGTAGCTAAAttcattaataaaatattattgtgTAATCATATCAGTGAGTGCAAACAGTAGCTGATGCTATGTAAAACTAAGGgtaaaaaaaagaggatttgACCAAAATGTAAAATCACTGTTAAAAATCCAGTGTTTAaggattttaaatgtgctgttaaaaaaagaatctACAAGTTATTTTGGTGACTTTAAACCTGTTGATGTCTATGTGAATGTACGGTAAATATAAAGTAAAATGCCTTCATTGCACCGTAGAATGATTGCATAAACATGTAGCCAGGAGATTCATTCATTAGGTGGATGTGACTATAAATATATGTGCAATACCAGTACATGCGTGCCTGTCATAGACTACATAACCATTTCTTGTTGTGCTGCCTTTTCCTGCACCATTGACCTTACATCCGCTTTTGTTTCTGGGTCCAGTTTTGGATTGTTGTACTGAATCGTTATTTATATTTTCCTGCCCACTTCATTTTTACATGTAGGTAAAGGTGACATCTGTGCACTTTGTCCTTGTAATAAGTATTATGTGAAACCGATGTCTATTTCAAGGACGAGGTGACAGTAGAGGAAAAATGTAGTTGtagaggggggagaggaagttTCCACTGAGAAGAAGAACACTTGTACCGCGGTAACATTAATCCTACAGTTTCGGAGCCATAGAACGAGCGATGCCTTGTCTCTTGTATTAGTCTTGAAAGAAATAATTCTGTTTTATATGTATATCAAATTTAATTTTTGACAATGgaaatggaaaataaataactacaggtaaaactgaagaaaaatgtgttttatgtcaTTTTGCCACAATTCTTGAATACACGCCACCAAAATGAGTATTTACATGTTTGACCATGCATATATTTCAGTGTATTTAATGACTTTGTCCACTAGGAGGCAGCAGAGTAACAATCCTTTCTAGCAGGTTCTGACCA of Maylandia zebra isolate NMK-2024a linkage group LG5, Mzebra_GT3a, whole genome shotgun sequence contains these proteins:
- the slc4a8 gene encoding electroneutral sodium bicarbonate exchanger 1 isoform X2 → MSAQVNDPESILCYQRPDEEVVVDQGGTSSVLNIHYEKEELESHRTLFVGVRMPRQSHRHHKGHGSRHRKRDRRASSIAAQQSEENETTSSSHDTPSQRVQFILGNEEDAEHVSHELFTELDEICVKDGKDAEWKETARWLKFEEDVEDGGERWSKPYVATLSLHSLFELRSCIINGSVLLDMHADCIEEIADMVLDHQEASNELDDSVRVRVREALLKRHHHQNEKKKNLIPIVRSITEGARKQSEPHLIGSATSPQPIQSNEAAKNGAGQDSTQVDLSKVDLHFMKKIPEGAEASNVLVGELDFLERPIVAFVRLSPAVLLTGLTEVPIPTRFLFILLGPDGKAQQYHEIGRSMATIMTDEIFHDVAYKAKDRSDLLAGIDEFLDQVTVLPPGEWDPSIRIEPPKKVPSQEKRKMPGVPNGTVCQEEEELHAEHHGPELQRTGRLFGGLILDIKRKAPFYWSDFKDGVSLQCVASFLFLYCACMSPVITFGGLLGEATEGRISAIESLFGASMTGVAYSLFAGQPLTILGSTGPVLVFEKILFKFCKDYDLSYLSLRTCIGLWTALLCLLLVATDASSLVCYITRFTEEAFAALICLIFIYEALEKLFHLGELYPYNAYSDLDKLTLAYCKCAEPDNPSNETVEIWTERNITASAVPWTNLTVKECISLHGHFVGTACGHHGPYTPDVLFWSAILFFSTFFMSAFLKQFKTSRYFPTKVRSMISDFAVFLTIVFMVLIDFAIGVPSQKLNVPSKFQPTRDDRGWFINPIGRNPWWTALVASIPALLCTILIFMDQQITAVIVNRKEHKLLKGCGYHLDLLMVGVMLAVCSIMGLPWFVAATVLSISHVNSLKLESESSAPGEQPRFLGIREQRLTGLVIFLLMGLSVFMTRALKLIPMPVLYGVFLYMGVSSLKGIQFFDRLKLFGMPAKHQPDFIYLRHVPLRKVHLFTVTQLTCLVLLWVIKTSPAAIVFPMMVLALVFIRKVLDLCFSKRELSYLDDLMPEWKKKNLDDASKKIEEESQVMLSTNKEDSTTVQIPMEKTKPAQAPKAHDPRFEEIAFIDE
- the slc4a8 gene encoding electroneutral sodium bicarbonate exchanger 1 isoform X1, whose product is MSAQVNDPESILCYQRPDEEVVVDQGGTSSVLNIHYEKEELESHRTLFVGVRMPRQSHRHHKGHGSRHRKRDRRASSIAAQQSEENETTSSSHDTPSQRVQFILGNEEDAEHVSHELFTELDEICVKDGKDAEWKETARWLKFEEDVEDGGERWSKPYVATLSLHSLFELRSCIINGSVLLDMHADCIEEIADMVLDHQEASNELDDSVRVRVREALLKRHHHQNEKKKNLIPIVRSITEGARKQSEPHLIGSATSPQPIQSNEAAKNGAGQDSTQVDLSKVDLHFMKKIPEGAEASNVLVGELDFLERPIVAFVRLSPAVLLTGLTEVPIPTRFLFILLGPDGKAQQYHEIGRSMATIMTDEIFHDVAYKAKDRSDLLAGIDEFLDQVTVLPPGEWDPSIRIEPPKKVPSQEKRKMPGVPNGTVCQEEEELHAEHHGPELQRTGRLFGGLILDIKRKAPFYWSDFKDGVSLQCVASFLFLYCACMSPVITFGGLLGEATEGRISAIESLFGASMTGVAYSLFAGQPLTILGSTGPVLVFEKILFKFCKDYDLSYLSLRTCIGLWTALLCLLLVATDASSLVCYITRFTEEAFAALICLIFIYEALEKLFHLGELYPYNAYSDLDKLTLAYCKCAEPDNPSNETVEIWTERNITASAVPWTNLTVKECISLHGHFVGTACGHHGPYTPDVLFWSAILFFSTFFMSAFLKQFKTSRYFPTKVRSMISDFAVFLTIVFMVLIDFAIGVPSQKLNVPSKFQPTRDDRGWFINPIGRNPWWTALVASIPALLCTILIFMDQQITAVIVNRKEHKLLKGCGYHLDLLMVGVMLAVCSIMGLPWFVAATVLSISHVNSLKLESESSAPGEQPRFLGIREQRLTGLVIFLLMGLSVFMTRALKLIPMPVLYGVFLYMGVSSLKGIQFFDRLKLFGMPAKHQPDFIYLRHVPLRKVHLFTVTQLTCLVLLWVIKTSPAAIVFPMMVLALVFIRKVLDLCFSKRELSYLDDLMPEWKKKNLDDASKKIEEESQVMLSTNKEDSTTVQIPMEKTKPAQAPKAHDPRCDPSDINISDEMSKTTVWKSLNTNQKDTRPLTAKKV